The following proteins are co-located in the Paenibacillus sp. FSL H8-0079 genome:
- a CDS encoding trehalose utilization protein ThuA: MINVTIWNEFVHEKIHDEVREVYPDGLHRALADGLGGEGFAIRTATLDQPEHGLSDEVLNSTDVLIWWGHMAHDRVSDEISQKVAQRVLNGMGMIVLHSGHFSKPFKALMGTSCDLKWRVADEQEIVWCVNPSHPIADGIEGKIVLEKEEMYGEFFDIPVPDELVFVSNFQGGEVFRSGCTFRRGEGKIFYFRPGHETYPTYYKPEILRVISNAVKWAYPARSFKPEFGKSEPVRPFGGVLV, translated from the coding sequence ATGATCAACGTCACCATTTGGAATGAATTTGTCCATGAGAAAATTCACGATGAAGTAAGGGAAGTCTACCCGGATGGTCTGCATCGAGCGCTGGCTGACGGACTTGGCGGCGAAGGCTTTGCTATTCGGACGGCTACACTGGATCAGCCTGAACACGGATTAAGTGATGAAGTGCTGAATTCCACAGATGTGCTCATATGGTGGGGACACATGGCACATGATCGCGTAAGCGATGAGATCTCACAGAAGGTCGCGCAGCGAGTGCTGAACGGCATGGGAATGATTGTGCTTCATTCAGGTCATTTCTCTAAACCATTCAAAGCACTGATGGGAACAAGCTGCGATCTGAAGTGGCGTGTAGCTGACGAGCAGGAAATTGTATGGTGCGTTAACCCATCTCATCCAATTGCGGATGGCATCGAAGGCAAGATTGTATTGGAAAAAGAAGAAATGTACGGGGAATTCTTCGATATTCCAGTACCGGATGAACTGGTGTTTGTAAGTAACTTCCAAGGTGGGGAAGTATTCCGGAGCGGATGCACGTTCCGGCGCGGTGAAGGTAAAATCTTCTATTTCCGACCAGGTCATGAGACGTATCCGACCTATTACAAACCGGAAATATTAAGAGTAATCAGTAACGCTGTGAAGTGGGCATATCCTGCCCGTAGCTTTAAGCCGGAATTCGGCAAGAGCGAACCTGTAAGACCATTTGGTGGCGTGCTGGTTTAA
- a CDS encoding sugar phosphate isomerase/epimerase yields MKLGVFLVLFGGRKLEDALDYVASKGLKAVEIGTGGHPGNAHCKPDELLSNPTALKNFKNAVESRGLTISALSCHGNPLHPQKDIAKGFHDDFVKTVELAEKLEVPVVNTFSGCPGDHEDAKYPNWPVAPWPNDFQEILKWQWENKVIPYWTEWGKFAADRNVKVGLELHGGFSVHTPATLLRLREAAGEVIGANLDPSHMWWQGIDPVQAIHILGREGAIHHFHAKDTTIDPINVNKHGVTDMQDYTNMLDRAWQFRSVGYGHDNKTWADIMSALRLVGYDYVVSIEHEDGLMSVEEGFSKAVQNLQQVLIEEPLGDMWWV; encoded by the coding sequence TTGAAACTCGGCGTATTTTTGGTACTATTCGGAGGACGTAAATTGGAGGATGCTCTTGATTATGTAGCATCCAAGGGATTAAAAGCAGTAGAAATCGGAACAGGTGGACATCCAGGCAATGCACATTGTAAGCCGGATGAATTGTTAAGCAATCCTACAGCACTGAAAAACTTCAAAAATGCAGTGGAATCACGCGGTTTGACGATCAGCGCACTTAGCTGTCACGGTAACCCGCTACATCCGCAAAAGGATATTGCCAAAGGATTTCACGATGATTTTGTTAAAACGGTAGAACTGGCTGAGAAGCTGGAAGTACCTGTAGTGAATACATTCTCCGGTTGCCCGGGAGACCATGAGGATGCCAAATATCCGAACTGGCCTGTTGCACCATGGCCGAATGACTTCCAGGAGATCCTGAAGTGGCAGTGGGAGAACAAAGTTATCCCTTACTGGACAGAGTGGGGTAAATTTGCAGCAGATCGTAACGTAAAAGTTGGATTGGAGCTGCATGGTGGATTTTCGGTTCATACACCAGCAACGTTGCTGAGACTGCGTGAAGCAGCAGGTGAAGTGATCGGAGCCAATCTGGACCCAAGTCACATGTGGTGGCAAGGCATTGATCCGGTGCAGGCGATTCACATTTTGGGACGTGAAGGAGCGATCCATCACTTCCATGCAAAAGATACAACGATTGATCCGATCAACGTGAACAAACACGGTGTAACGGATATGCAGGATTATACTAATATGCTGGATCGGGCTTGGCAGTTCCGCTCGGTTGGTTATGGACATGATAACAAGACTTGGGCAGATATTATGAGTGCCTTGCGTCTGGTCGGATATGATTATGTGGTAAGTATTGAACACGAGGACGGTCTGATGTCGGTTGAAGAAGGATTCTCTAAAGCCGTGCAAAATCTCCAGCAAGTATTGATTGAAGAGCCGCTGGGCGATATGTGGTGGGTTTAG
- a CDS encoding Gfo/Idh/MocA family oxidoreductase produces MEKMKAGIIGCGNISAIYLENLKNNPVIEVVAVADLIRERAQERADEFNIANVYNVDELLQNSEIELVLNLTVPGSHAITDLAALEAGKHVYAEKPLAISLEDGRKVVELAEEKGLYVGSAPDTFLGSGIQTARKAIEDGLIGKPVAATSFFMGGGPEAWHPNPEFFYVAGGGPMFDMGPYYLTALITLLGPIRRISASAGIQIADRKIGSGPKEGTALQVETPTHLAGTIDFAESAIATMITSFDIRGASDLPRIEIYGTEGTLSVPDPNYFNGEVKVRRYGQDTWETVKPVFESGQNERGIGVTEMVESIRAGREHKASGKLAYHVLEAMHSFQRSSLEGKHVHLESSYDSFAVTRSVQTEIETVESH; encoded by the coding sequence GTGGAGAAAATGAAAGCAGGCATCATCGGGTGCGGTAACATCAGTGCCATCTACTTGGAAAATCTCAAAAACAATCCGGTCATTGAAGTCGTGGCTGTTGCGGATTTGATTCGTGAACGCGCTCAGGAACGGGCAGATGAATTTAATATCGCAAACGTTTACAATGTAGATGAGTTGCTGCAAAATAGCGAAATTGAACTCGTGTTGAACCTTACGGTTCCTGGCAGTCATGCCATAACCGATCTGGCTGCACTCGAAGCAGGCAAACATGTGTATGCCGAGAAGCCGCTGGCCATTTCTCTTGAGGATGGCCGCAAGGTTGTTGAGCTGGCTGAGGAAAAGGGGTTGTATGTTGGTTCTGCACCGGATACCTTCCTTGGTTCAGGCATCCAAACAGCTCGTAAAGCCATTGAGGATGGGCTGATTGGTAAGCCGGTTGCAGCGACTTCATTCTTCATGGGTGGAGGACCAGAAGCTTGGCATCCTAATCCGGAGTTCTTTTATGTTGCAGGTGGCGGACCGATGTTTGATATGGGACCTTACTACCTGACCGCTCTGATTACGCTGCTTGGACCGATACGCAGAATCAGTGCCTCGGCAGGGATACAGATTGCAGATCGCAAGATTGGCTCTGGGCCGAAGGAAGGTACAGCACTGCAAGTAGAGACGCCTACTCACTTGGCAGGAACCATTGATTTTGCAGAAAGTGCCATTGCAACCATGATCACCAGTTTCGATATTCGCGGAGCTTCGGATCTGCCACGTATTGAAATCTATGGTACAGAAGGTACGCTTAGTGTACCGGACCCCAATTATTTTAACGGGGAAGTGAAGGTTCGCAGATACGGTCAAGACACTTGGGAGACGGTCAAACCAGTCTTCGAAAGTGGACAAAACGAACGAGGCATCGGCGTAACGGAAATGGTCGAATCCATTCGTGCCGGAAGAGAACACAAAGCCAGTGGCAAGCTTGCTTATCACGTACTGGAAGCCATGCATTCATTCCAGCGTTCTTCACTTGAAGGCAAGCACGTACATCTGGAGAGCAGCTATGATTCTTTTGCAGTAACTCGCTCAGTTCAAACTGAAATTGAAACCGTGGAATCGCACTAG
- a CDS encoding AraC family transcriptional regulator — protein MPTDHSCQVLTAGFSFHRKPYAMVQPEGVKNYLLRLQTDGRCRSRIDGDMSLVDAGDLLLFDPDEPYELRIDNEINPMGERLVESGDYHIFFNGSWVDEWWKRHKRPTRIKVELTESLLVLFRQLVLEQRRISNPYPEISSYYMRILCLEVDRLLSEHPTITNTNYVAYEIKNYIEENASSLFKLDDVATHIGISVSRGVHLFKEAFGKSIMQYTLDVRLNMARERIIFSPMTLEQVSESSGFNNYTYFHRVFRSRFGMSPKEFRVIHREQM, from the coding sequence ATGCCGACAGATCATTCCTGCCAAGTTCTTACAGCAGGCTTTTCATTTCATCGTAAACCCTACGCTATGGTGCAGCCTGAAGGGGTGAAGAACTACCTGTTAAGACTGCAAACAGACGGACGCTGCCGTTCACGTATTGACGGGGACATGTCCCTGGTAGATGCGGGCGATCTGCTTCTTTTTGATCCTGATGAGCCTTATGAGCTGAGAATAGACAATGAAATCAATCCGATGGGAGAACGACTGGTGGAAAGTGGCGACTATCACATCTTCTTCAATGGTTCATGGGTGGATGAGTGGTGGAAGCGTCACAAACGGCCAACCCGGATCAAAGTTGAACTGACTGAAAGTCTGTTAGTGCTGTTTCGACAGCTCGTGCTGGAGCAACGCCGCATTTCCAATCCTTATCCGGAAATTTCAAGTTATTATATGCGGATTTTATGTCTCGAAGTGGATCGTCTACTGTCGGAGCATCCGACGATAACCAACACCAATTATGTGGCTTATGAGATTAAGAACTACATTGAAGAAAACGCTTCCTCATTGTTCAAGCTGGATGATGTGGCAACACATATTGGTATCAGTGTCTCACGGGGGGTTCATCTCTTCAAAGAAGCGTTTGGCAAAAGCATCATGCAATACACGCTTGACGTACGGTTGAATATGGCCAGGGAACGGATTATTTTCAGTCCAATGACCTTGGAGCAAGTATCTGAGTCTTCCGGCTTCAACAACTATACCTATTTCCATCGGGTATTCCGTTCCCGGTTCGGCATGTCGCCGAAGGAATTCCGCGTCATTCACCGGGAACAGATGTAA
- a CDS encoding Gfo/Idh/MocA family oxidoreductase — translation METTKRKRIAIIGLGGIARKVYLPLLTAHPNVEIVGIMNRSPEPVKAVQEAYRLERGTTDLKELLSWDLDAVFVHTATEAHFDIVMQCLEQGLAVYVDKPLSYTLRESEEMTAFAEAQGLLLAVGFNRRFAPMYQKAKEWMQDGKGFESLTVTKHRTGIQDRPAAETIYDDLIHMLDLMMWYSDHNVELLHQWIRKNDLDRLLHATGTAKLGRTAYGRFDMVREAGADLEEVELHGGGRSVEVVNMDTISYMEQGSLETKETFGSWDTVLARRGFSGAVDHFLACLDSPDDCLISASHVMDSHELAEQLIRK, via the coding sequence ATGGAAACAACCAAACGTAAACGAATTGCAATTATCGGCCTCGGCGGTATTGCACGTAAAGTGTATTTGCCGCTGTTGACCGCTCATCCGAACGTGGAGATTGTGGGGATTATGAACCGATCTCCGGAGCCGGTCAAAGCCGTTCAGGAGGCGTATAGATTAGAACGAGGAACAACGGATCTGAAAGAACTGTTGTCCTGGGACCTGGATGCGGTGTTTGTACATACAGCAACAGAAGCACACTTTGACATTGTCATGCAATGTTTGGAACAGGGATTGGCCGTTTATGTAGATAAGCCGTTATCCTATACGCTTCGGGAGTCGGAAGAGATGACGGCTTTTGCCGAGGCACAAGGTCTGTTACTGGCAGTGGGCTTCAATCGCAGATTCGCACCGATGTACCAAAAAGCGAAAGAATGGATGCAGGATGGAAAAGGTTTTGAATCCCTGACAGTGACCAAACATCGTACAGGCATTCAGGATCGTCCTGCGGCAGAAACCATCTATGATGATCTCATCCATATGCTGGATCTAATGATGTGGTATTCGGATCACAACGTGGAGCTGCTTCATCAATGGATTCGGAAGAATGATCTGGACAGACTGCTGCATGCAACCGGAACGGCCAAACTGGGCAGAACAGCCTACGGTCGATTCGATATGGTGCGTGAAGCTGGGGCAGATCTGGAGGAGGTCGAATTGCATGGTGGTGGACGATCTGTTGAAGTCGTGAACATGGACACGATCAGCTACATGGAACAGGGGAGTCTGGAAACCAAAGAAACGTTCGGGAGCTGGGACACTGTGTTAGCACGCAGAGGTTTTAGCGGAGCCGTCGATCATTTCCTGGCTTGTCTGGACTCGCCTGATGATTGCCTGATCAGTGCAAGTCATGTCATGGACAGCCATGAGCTAGCTGAACAATTAATCCGCAAATAG
- a CDS encoding VTT domain-containing protein: MRKWLWLLLYVLLAGVTFIYRYELLAWTDLHQSIPLLLAMATLFALVPVIPYKFVIIAFGYSYGTTTAAWICWLGTTLAAMLVYGGARTIFRHQARSYLERIRGLNRFTTWMEAHPFMGVMSMRLLPIVPQMAVNIYAGITYTPFWVFMVATAIGKMPAIFVFAYAGAQAETSIWLSLGILAGYLVLMAIVLLLFRFRSRKKV, translated from the coding sequence TTGCGAAAATGGTTATGGCTTCTGTTATATGTTTTACTTGCAGGAGTCACGTTTATTTACAGATATGAACTGCTGGCCTGGACCGATCTCCATCAGTCCATCCCGCTGTTACTCGCCATGGCAACATTGTTTGCTCTTGTGCCTGTAATTCCTTATAAGTTTGTTATTATCGCCTTTGGTTACAGTTACGGTACCACAACGGCAGCCTGGATATGCTGGCTTGGAACCACACTTGCTGCAATGCTCGTCTATGGCGGAGCAAGAACCATCTTCAGACATCAGGCGAGATCGTACCTCGAACGCATTCGGGGTCTGAATCGTTTTACCACATGGATGGAAGCACATCCGTTCATGGGAGTCATGTCAATGCGCCTGTTGCCGATCGTGCCTCAGATGGCCGTTAATATTTACGCAGGTATAACGTACACACCATTCTGGGTCTTCATGGTTGCCACGGCCATTGGCAAAATGCCAGCGATTTTTGTATTTGCCTATGCAGGTGCACAGGCTGAAACCTCCATCTGGCTAAGCCTGGGGATCCTTGCCGGATATCTGGTGCTCATGGCCATTGTATTGCTCTTATTTCGCTTTCGGTCACGTAAAAAAGTCTGA
- the msrA gene encoding peptide-methionine (S)-S-oxide reductase MsrA, which yields MEQHSSELATFAGGCFWCMVSPFEELPGIHKIVSGYTGGHTENPTYEEVCSETTGHVEAVQITFDPAIFPYKKLVELFWQQIDPTDTGGQFHDRGSSYQTAIFYHSEEQHEIAEASKAELGQSGRFDKPIFTPILPAKPFYEAEEHHQNYHRKNPAHYKRYSKGSGRVDFIERNWSGNVDKDGLKERLTPIQYEVTQNSATEPAFHNEFWDHHGDGIYVDIVSGEPLFSSTDKYDSGCGWPSFTRPLRDYNVKEKTDLSHFMIRTEVRSREGDSHLGHLFNDGPAEAGGMRYCINSAALRFVPKEDMQKEGYGEYTVLFQ from the coding sequence ATGGAACAACATTCAAGTGAGTTAGCAACTTTTGCAGGCGGATGCTTCTGGTGTATGGTATCCCCCTTTGAAGAACTGCCCGGTATTCATAAGATCGTATCGGGTTATACAGGAGGACATACCGAGAATCCAACATATGAAGAGGTCTGCTCGGAGACAACAGGACATGTAGAGGCTGTGCAAATTACGTTCGACCCTGCCATCTTCCCTTATAAGAAACTGGTTGAACTGTTCTGGCAGCAGATTGATCCTACGGATACAGGTGGGCAATTCCATGACCGCGGTTCTTCCTATCAGACGGCCATCTTCTATCACAGCGAAGAGCAGCACGAGATTGCGGAAGCTTCCAAAGCCGAGCTGGGACAAAGCGGACGTTTTGACAAACCGATCTTCACACCCATTTTGCCAGCAAAACCGTTCTATGAAGCGGAAGAACATCACCAAAATTATCACCGGAAGAACCCTGCCCACTACAAACGCTACAGCAAAGGTTCTGGACGCGTAGATTTCATCGAACGCAACTGGTCCGGTAATGTAGACAAAGACGGGCTAAAAGAGCGTCTGACGCCGATTCAATATGAAGTTACACAGAACAGCGCGACAGAGCCTGCGTTCCACAACGAATTCTGGGATCACCACGGTGACGGTATCTATGTGGACATCGTATCTGGTGAGCCATTGTTCAGTTCTACCGACAAATACGACTCCGGCTGTGGCTGGCCGAGCTTCACACGTCCATTACGAGACTACAACGTGAAGGAAAAAACCGATCTCAGCCACTTCATGATTCGTACCGAAGTGAGAAGTCGTGAGGGCGATTCCCATCTGGGTCACCTGTTCAACGATGGTCCTGCCGAAGCAGGTGGAATGCGTTATTGCATCAACTCTGCGGCACTTCGTTTTGTACCCAAAGAAGACATGCAAAAAGAAGGATACGGCGAGTACACCGTCCTTTTCCAATAA
- a CDS encoding MFS transporter, with translation MNTLFKNKAFLIVTGSDLLQNLAIWIRNMAILYYVMDRTQGSPIAISLITVLEYAPIFVFSIIGGALADRWNPKRTMILSDILSALSIVMIIGVLSSGYWQILYVATFVSSIVSQFSQPSSLKIVRRNVKGEHLQSAIAITQSGQSLFLILGPIVGTFIYTAMGIQASMYALLILFLISAVLLTFLPKDATQREINTSLLADIKEGWQYVARSRSLKMLSLVFICIGLSAGLISPLGIFLITERLGLEATSLQFLSGASGIGLLIGGGIAAAVSGKLNQTLTLIVGVLCLAVATMGEVLSSWFWLPLLISFLSSISLAFINVIISTYLVTRIDEHLIGRVNGTITPLFIGTMLLGSSMAGVLMNSTSIFIVYAISVTVMILGIIPAMRIQIRNDQIAPASTLISSEITSSQT, from the coding sequence ATGAACACATTGTTCAAAAACAAAGCTTTTTTAATCGTTACAGGGTCTGATCTGCTGCAAAATCTGGCGATATGGATCCGGAATATGGCGATCCTCTATTATGTAATGGATCGAACTCAGGGAAGTCCAATAGCCATCTCGCTGATTACCGTACTTGAATATGCTCCAATTTTTGTTTTCTCCATCATTGGCGGTGCACTTGCTGATCGCTGGAATCCCAAACGTACGATGATACTGAGCGATATTCTGAGTGCGTTGTCTATTGTCATGATTATTGGCGTCTTATCTTCCGGGTATTGGCAGATTCTATACGTAGCCACGTTTGTATCCTCTATCGTTAGCCAGTTTTCTCAACCATCCTCTCTAAAGATTGTGAGGCGAAATGTAAAAGGAGAACATTTGCAATCTGCAATTGCTATTACACAGAGTGGTCAATCGTTGTTTTTAATTCTCGGACCGATCGTTGGAACGTTTATATACACTGCAATGGGAATTCAGGCATCCATGTACGCATTACTCATTCTATTCCTGATCTCCGCGGTTCTACTCACATTTCTGCCTAAAGACGCCACTCAGCGAGAAATAAATACCTCATTATTAGCGGATATCAAAGAGGGCTGGCAATATGTTGCTCGATCTCGCTCGTTAAAAATGCTTAGTCTGGTATTCATCTGTATAGGGCTTTCTGCGGGTCTCATCAGCCCACTTGGAATATTTCTGATCACCGAACGTCTGGGACTTGAAGCAACGTCGTTACAGTTTCTCTCTGGAGCGTCCGGAATAGGTTTATTGATTGGAGGAGGTATTGCGGCTGCTGTAAGTGGCAAGTTGAATCAGACTTTAACTCTAATCGTAGGTGTGCTGTGTCTGGCTGTAGCCACGATGGGGGAAGTGTTATCCAGTTGGTTCTGGCTGCCCCTTTTGATCAGTTTCTTGAGTTCCATTAGTTTGGCATTTATCAACGTCATCATCTCCACGTACTTGGTCACTCGGATTGATGAGCACTTGATTGGGAGAGTTAATGGGACCATCACACCCTTATTCATTGGGACCATGCTTCTCGGATCTTCCATGGCAGGTGTATTGATGAACAGCACATCCATTTTTATCGTCTATGCCATTTCGGTTACCGTAATGATCCTGGGTATCATTCCAGCGATGCGAATTCAAATTCGTAATGATCAGATTGCTCCTGCCAGTACATTAATTTCTTCAGAAATCACTTCGAGCCAAACCTAA
- a CDS encoding TetR family transcriptional regulator C-terminal domain-containing protein, translated as MEVFPIEVKRRKDVTQIKKDIARNTKELFAQKGYSATSMEDICTINNRSKGSIYYHFKSKEELFMYLIKLNNEDWMDAWLDKESGYETAVDKLYGLADHYVDDLANPLNHAINEFVSGQVVSQEMLDEMLSLIRIPYATYESIITKGMEDGELKPDDPQDVMHIIYGLFSGLTTLYYEKDLTDIRRIYHKGMASLLAGIQQR; from the coding sequence ATGGAGGTTTTTCCAATCGAAGTCAAACGAAGAAAAGATGTTACCCAGATAAAGAAAGACATTGCACGTAATACCAAGGAACTGTTTGCCCAAAAGGGATATAGTGCAACTTCCATGGAAGACATATGTACGATTAACAATCGGAGTAAAGGCAGTATTTATTATCATTTCAAAAGTAAAGAAGAGCTATTCATGTATCTAATCAAGCTTAATAATGAAGACTGGATGGATGCTTGGCTGGACAAAGAATCCGGGTATGAGACAGCTGTAGATAAACTGTATGGACTTGCTGATCATTACGTGGATGATTTGGCGAACCCGCTGAATCACGCGATTAACGAATTTGTCTCAGGTCAGGTCGTCAGTCAGGAGATGCTCGATGAGATGCTTTCCCTGATCCGTATTCCATATGCGACATATGAGTCCATTATTACTAAAGGGATGGAAGATGGGGAGTTAAAACCGGATGACCCACAGGATGTAATGCACATTATCTACGGTCTGTTTAGCGGATTGACTACACTCTATTATGAGAAGGACCTGACGGATATTCGTCGTATTTACCACAAAGGCATGGCCAGTTTGCTGGCGGGCATTCAACAACGTTAA
- a CDS encoding lipid II flippase Amj family protein: MFSLSLAIPMLFTMLIHAADSLSYALRLGGLRTRRIALAISLAGILLLVSRTSNMAQGPMVGNLVDTATRGANPHFAAQLHWLMGAATIGTALAILCFPTMVKLSSRMVVHFEAAGSIPAMVRGMLKRSKIRNATYYITPPSWKMAKRLVQHGMPRRLMMLNVAVTAIYTTGVLSSLYAAYLYPGQAVAASQSTGLINGIATILLTILIDPRISLLSDKSLRGEIRLDRMNQIYGCMLVSRLFGTLLAQLLLIPFAYWIGWIVNMM, translated from the coding sequence ATGTTTAGTCTTAGTCTGGCAATCCCTATGCTGTTCACCATGCTGATTCATGCCGCAGACAGCTTGTCATACGCGCTCCGCCTTGGTGGTTTACGCACCCGCAGAATCGCGCTGGCCATTTCTTTGGCAGGTATCTTGCTGCTGGTTTCTCGAACCTCGAATATGGCCCAGGGCCCAATGGTAGGTAATCTGGTGGATACTGCAACACGTGGAGCCAATCCACACTTTGCGGCGCAGCTGCACTGGTTAATGGGTGCGGCAACAATTGGAACGGCATTAGCCATATTGTGTTTTCCAACCATGGTGAAGCTCTCATCAAGAATGGTTGTACATTTTGAAGCAGCTGGTTCCATCCCTGCGATGGTTCGCGGTATGCTGAAGCGAAGCAAGATTAGAAATGCGACGTATTACATCACCCCGCCATCCTGGAAGATGGCCAAACGATTGGTACAACATGGGATGCCAAGACGGTTAATGATGCTGAATGTAGCGGTAACTGCAATCTACACCACAGGTGTCCTGTCCAGCTTATACGCAGCGTATCTTTACCCAGGTCAGGCTGTAGCTGCATCCCAATCAACCGGGCTGATTAACGGAATTGCCACCATTTTGCTGACCATCCTGATTGATCCGCGAATTTCCCTGCTCAGTGACAAATCATTACGTGGAGAGATCCGTTTGGATCGCATGAATCAGATCTATGGCTGCATGCTTGTATCCCGTTTATTCGGCACACTGTTGGCACAGTTGTTATTAATTCCATTTGCGTATTGGATTGGTTGGATTGTAAATATGATGTGA
- a CDS encoding DUF2188 domain-containing protein: MPWNKQDYPVSMKNLEPRVRHKAIEIANALLDDGYEEGRSIAIATAKAEEWDENHPTPEGSKSDSTSSSDNSNPKKSSSTERRHSEPVSSSKSHDNIHVVPTDSGWAIKEEGKSTYLSTFDTKAEAVDKAKELSSKQNIRAIIHNQDGQIASSIKS, from the coding sequence ATGCCTTGGAACAAACAGGATTATCCGGTATCCATGAAGAACCTGGAACCACGTGTTAGACATAAAGCAATTGAGATTGCCAATGCTCTGCTCGATGACGGGTATGAGGAAGGGCGCTCCATTGCTATAGCGACAGCTAAGGCGGAAGAATGGGATGAAAATCATCCTACACCGGAAGGTTCGAAATCGGACTCCACATCTTCTTCTGATAATTCCAACCCTAAAAAGTCGTCTTCCACGGAACGTCGTCATTCCGAGCCCGTTTCTTCGTCCAAAAGTCATGATAACATCCATGTCGTGCCTACCGACTCCGGTTGGGCGATCAAGGAAGAAGGAAAGTCTACCTATCTGTCCACATTTGATACTAAAGCAGAAGCTGTAGATAAGGCCAAAGAACTGAGTAGCAAACAAAATATTCGAGCGATTATCCATAATCAGGATGGTCAGATTGCTTCTTCGATCAAGTCTTGA